A stretch of the Bordetella genomosp. 8 genome encodes the following:
- a CDS encoding amino acid ABC transporter ATP-binding protein: protein MSDAMIEIGNLSKRFGDHVVLKDISLRVPKGTAVAMIGPSGSGKSTLLRCINLLTMPDGGTIRVGERSMDFNSGQGRRMHEKELASYRATTGMVFQHFNLFPHMTVVQNVMEGPVTVKRVSKPEAREQAMDLLTRVGLAAKADSYPDMLSGGQKQRVAIARALALRPEVMLFDEATSALDPELVGEVLAVIKALAEDGMTMILVTHEIAFAREVADQVVFMRDGVVVEAGSARQVIDNPAQPATQSFLARFNRS, encoded by the coding sequence ATGAGCGACGCGATGATAGAGATCGGCAATCTCAGCAAGCGCTTCGGCGACCATGTGGTGCTGAAGGACATCTCGCTGCGGGTGCCCAAGGGCACGGCGGTGGCGATGATCGGGCCGTCGGGCTCGGGCAAGTCGACGCTGCTACGCTGCATCAACCTGCTGACCATGCCGGACGGCGGCACGATACGCGTGGGCGAACGCAGCATGGATTTCAACAGCGGCCAGGGCCGCCGCATGCATGAGAAGGAGCTGGCCAGCTACCGTGCCACCACGGGCATGGTGTTCCAGCACTTCAACCTGTTCCCGCACATGACGGTGGTGCAGAACGTCATGGAAGGGCCGGTCACGGTGAAGCGAGTATCCAAGCCCGAGGCTCGCGAGCAGGCCATGGACCTGCTGACGCGCGTGGGGCTTGCCGCCAAGGCGGATAGCTACCCGGACATGCTGTCGGGCGGCCAGAAGCAGCGCGTGGCGATCGCGCGGGCCCTGGCGCTGCGGCCTGAGGTCATGCTGTTCGACGAGGCGACGTCCGCCCTGGATCCCGAACTGGTCGGTGAAGTGCTGGCGGTCATCAAGGCGCTGGCGGAAGACGGCATGACCATGATCCTGGTCACGCACGAGATCGCTTTCGCGCGCGAGGTCGCGGACCAGGTGGTCTTCATGCGCGACGGCGTCGTGGTCGAAGCCGGGTCCGCGCGGCAGGTGATCGACAATCCCGCGCAGCCGGCCACGCAGTCATTCCTGGCGCGGTTCAACAGGTCCTGA
- a CDS encoding GGDEF domain-containing protein: MHLDLLTLYLLAIGTLLASAGMMFWEHRGNPARGGTLRTLAAAFAVIAVGCAAALFRRELPGAAGSAISNLVILSGYLLVLEGVASLSGRRHRAASAGLLIAMALVWLAGGTRWQDVIWNYLSAIPIAAVSGMTAWEMLRCPAMKSLPSRYIVAAVTSVHALAYAGRALVLPWLVTDYGGAIQLVASKITMYEGVLYSVLLPMSLLKLMREESHGQLLRESRTDYLTRLGNRRWFFEESARIASGEDGRQPLSILAFDLDHFKAINDLHGHQTGDEVLKSFAEIARGVVGPDVVLARIGGEEFAALLAGRDAPRAQALGEAVARRFAETISDRIAGLGMPATVSIGLARLDAHRGDAGVGGNKAAALAEALAAADRALYRAKSLGGNRLELADAIS; the protein is encoded by the coding sequence ATGCATTTGGACCTGTTGACGCTTTATCTGCTCGCCATCGGCACGCTCCTGGCCAGCGCCGGGATGATGTTCTGGGAGCATCGCGGCAATCCCGCGCGCGGCGGCACGCTCCGCACCCTGGCCGCCGCCTTCGCGGTGATCGCGGTCGGCTGCGCCGCCGCATTGTTCCGGCGCGAGTTGCCAGGCGCCGCCGGCTCGGCCATCAGCAACCTGGTCATCCTGAGCGGATACCTGCTCGTGCTCGAAGGCGTCGCGTCCTTGAGCGGTCGCCGTCACCGCGCCGCGTCGGCCGGCCTGCTGATCGCCATGGCGCTGGTGTGGCTGGCCGGCGGCACGCGCTGGCAGGACGTCATATGGAACTACCTGAGCGCGATCCCCATCGCCGCGGTCAGCGGCATGACGGCGTGGGAGATGCTGCGGTGTCCCGCGATGAAGTCCCTGCCGTCGCGCTACATCGTGGCCGCGGTGACCAGCGTGCACGCCCTGGCCTATGCCGGCAGGGCACTGGTCCTGCCCTGGCTGGTGACCGACTACGGCGGCGCGATACAGCTGGTGGCCAGCAAGATCACGATGTACGAAGGCGTGCTGTATTCGGTCCTGCTGCCGATGAGCCTGCTCAAGCTCATGCGTGAAGAATCCCACGGCCAGCTGCTGCGCGAATCGCGTACGGACTACCTGACGCGCCTGGGCAACCGCCGCTGGTTCTTTGAAGAAAGCGCACGCATCGCGAGCGGCGAAGACGGCCGCCAGCCGCTGTCGATACTCGCGTTCGACCTGGACCACTTCAAGGCGATCAACGACCTGCATGGCCACCAGACCGGCGACGAAGTACTGAAGTCCTTCGCTGAAATCGCGCGCGGCGTGGTAGGGCCGGACGTGGTCCTCGCGCGCATCGGCGGCGAAGAATTCGCGGCCCTCCTGGCGGGCCGCGACGCGCCGCGGGCGCAGGCGCTGGGCGAAGCCGTCGCCCGTCGTTTCGCGGAAACGATCTCCGACCGCATCGCTGGCCTCGGCATGCCGGCCACCGTCAGCATAGGCCTGGCGCGATTGGATGCTCATCGTGGCGACGCCGGCGTCGGCGGCAACAAGGCTGCCGCACTGGCGGAAGCACTTGCCGCCGCCGACCGCGCCCTGTATCGCGCGAAGTCGCTGGGCGGCAATCGCCTGGAACTGGCGGACGCCATCTCCTAG
- a CDS encoding DUF2242 domain-containing protein encodes MPSPLSPNLYTPAVPIRGSRGPGRAAAALALGCLALAGCSSGTKPAYPETFQDTSTYSRAYPAGDSATCEAARRALLSQGYTIGKAQKDGVEGQKNFQVKDDDQQHQVISFHVVCTSDQQASPHTTVFVNAVQDRYIIKKTSASAGVGLSVLGSVSMPFGSYEDSLSKVSSETISAPAFYEGFFDLVQRYLPQAEAGGKLAPPQGAAANGTGATPSPAPTPASPPAPTPAAKGADAPADKAATPAAPAAAAPAVGDTGNTGQDAGAAKPAQDPGVSTDAGQDASKDPGKATNP; translated from the coding sequence ATGCCAAGCCCGCTGTCTCCTAACCTCTACACTCCTGCCGTCCCGATCCGTGGCTCGCGCGGCCCTGGCCGGGCCGCCGCCGCCCTCGCGCTCGGTTGCCTGGCCTTGGCAGGCTGCTCCAGTGGGACCAAGCCGGCCTATCCGGAAACCTTCCAGGATACGAGTACCTATTCGCGTGCGTATCCAGCCGGCGATTCGGCCACCTGCGAAGCGGCGCGTCGCGCGCTGCTCAGCCAGGGCTACACCATAGGCAAGGCGCAGAAGGACGGTGTGGAAGGCCAGAAGAACTTCCAGGTGAAGGACGACGACCAGCAGCACCAGGTGATTTCCTTCCATGTGGTCTGCACGTCCGACCAGCAGGCATCGCCTCACACCACCGTCTTCGTCAACGCGGTGCAGGACCGCTACATCATCAAGAAGACCAGCGCGTCGGCGGGTGTCGGGCTCAGCGTGCTGGGGTCGGTGTCGATGCCCTTCGGTTCCTATGAGGATTCGCTGTCCAAGGTGAGCAGCGAGACCATATCCGCGCCTGCGTTCTACGAGGGATTCTTCGACCTGGTGCAGCGCTATCTGCCCCAGGCCGAGGCTGGCGGCAAGCTTGCTCCGCCGCAAGGGGCCGCCGCCAATGGGACGGGGGCCACGCCGTCGCCGGCTCCTACGCCCGCATCCCCGCCCGCGCCCACGCCGGCGGCGAAGGGCGCGGATGCGCCGGCCGACAAGGCGGCGACTCCCGCCGCGCCCGCTGCCGCCGCACCGGCCGTCGGCGACACCGGCAATACGGGCCAGGATGCGGGCGCCGCCAAGCCGGCCCAGGACCCGGGCGTCAGCACGGACGCCGGCCAGGACGCCAGCAAGGACCCCGGCAAGGCCACGAATCCGTGA
- a CDS encoding MFS transporter, which translates to MAISKAIPQAPKHVLNRAIAASAIGNATEWFDYGIYAYGVSYISAAFFPGDVQQATLFALATFAISFLMRPFGGLFWGPLGDRLGRKAVLALTILLMSGATVCIGLIPTHETIGLWAPALLILLRMVQGFSTGGEYGGAATFMAEYAPDSKRGFCGSFLELGTLGGFSLGALLMLGFSVALDDAAMHAWGWRIPFFMALPMGMVGMYLRSRLKETPVFREAEEALNQNAEPQKGGVKEVCTDYKGQVLSMAGLVVALNVVNYTLLSFAPTYFANQLGLSTQEALIVPIIGMVFMMVCLPFIGRLSDRVGRKPVWWVSLVGLFVLAIPMFHLMAAGLAGAIIGYAVLGLFYVPQLATISATFPAMFPTHVRFAGFAIAYNVSTSLFGGTAPAVNEWLIARTGSSMVPAYYMMAACVVGAWALRHVVETAGHSIRGSEIPGTQASVAEVRDLDTQQAGGT; encoded by the coding sequence ATGGCGATATCCAAAGCCATACCGCAAGCCCCAAAACACGTATTGAATCGCGCCATCGCCGCATCGGCGATCGGCAACGCCACGGAATGGTTCGACTACGGCATCTACGCCTACGGCGTGTCGTACATCTCCGCGGCTTTCTTTCCCGGCGATGTGCAGCAAGCCACGCTGTTCGCGCTGGCGACCTTCGCCATATCCTTCCTGATGCGTCCTTTCGGCGGCCTGTTCTGGGGGCCGCTCGGCGACCGCCTGGGACGCAAGGCCGTACTGGCCCTGACCATCCTGCTGATGTCGGGCGCGACGGTCTGCATCGGCCTGATCCCCACGCACGAAACCATAGGCCTGTGGGCGCCGGCGCTGCTCATCCTGTTGCGCATGGTGCAGGGGTTCTCGACCGGCGGCGAGTACGGCGGCGCGGCGACGTTCATGGCGGAATACGCGCCGGACAGCAAGCGCGGCTTCTGCGGCAGCTTCCTGGAACTGGGCACGCTGGGCGGCTTTTCGCTGGGCGCCTTGCTGATGCTGGGTTTTTCGGTCGCGCTGGACGATGCGGCCATGCACGCATGGGGCTGGCGCATTCCGTTCTTCATGGCGCTGCCCATGGGGATGGTCGGCATGTACCTGCGTTCGCGCCTGAAGGAAACGCCGGTGTTCCGCGAAGCGGAAGAGGCCCTGAACCAGAATGCCGAACCGCAGAAGGGCGGCGTCAAGGAAGTATGCACGGACTACAAAGGGCAGGTGCTGTCCATGGCGGGCCTGGTGGTGGCGCTGAACGTCGTCAACTACACGCTGCTCAGCTTCGCGCCCACCTATTTCGCCAACCAGCTGGGGTTGAGCACGCAGGAAGCGTTGATCGTGCCCATCATCGGCATGGTGTTCATGATGGTCTGCCTGCCCTTCATCGGCCGGCTGTCCGACCGCGTTGGCCGCAAGCCGGTATGGTGGGTGTCGCTGGTCGGGCTGTTCGTCCTGGCGATCCCCATGTTCCACCTGATGGCGGCGGGCCTGGCGGGCGCCATCATCGGCTACGCGGTGCTGGGGCTGTTCTATGTGCCGCAGCTGGCGACCATCTCGGCCACCTTCCCGGCCATGTTCCCGACGCACGTGCGCTTTGCCGGCTTCGCCATCGCGTACAACGTCTCGACCTCGCTGTTCGGCGGCACCGCGCCGGCGGTCAACGAATGGCTGATCGCGCGCACGGGCAGCAGCATGGTGCCGGCGTACTACATGATGGCCGCCTGCGTCGTCGGCGCCTGGGCGCTAAGGCATGTCGTCGAAACCGCCGGGCATTCGATACGGGGCTCCGAAATCCCCGGCACGCAGGCATCGGTGGCCGAGGTGCGCGACCTGGACACGCAGCAGGCCGGCGGGACCTGA
- a CDS encoding DUF427 domain-containing protein, whose translation MKPVKTPGPDHPITVEHNPRRVVVTLAGRVIADTREALTLREANYPAVQYIPRKDADMASLQRTDHATYCPYKGDCAYYSIPHGGARATNAVWTYENPHPAVAAIAGHLAFYPDRVDAIEEKD comes from the coding sequence ATGAAACCGGTCAAGACGCCTGGTCCCGATCACCCGATCACTGTCGAGCACAATCCGAGACGCGTGGTCGTAACGCTGGCGGGGCGCGTGATCGCCGATACGCGCGAGGCGCTGACCCTGCGCGAGGCCAACTACCCAGCGGTGCAGTATATCCCCCGCAAGGACGCGGACATGGCGAGCCTGCAGCGCACGGATCACGCCACGTATTGCCCGTACAAGGGGGATTGCGCGTACTACAGCATTCCGCATGGCGGCGCGCGCGCGACGAATGCGGTGTGGACCTACGAAAACCCGCATCCCGCGGTGGCGGCGATCGCGGGGCACCTTGCCTTCTACCCCGATCGCGTCGACGCGATCGAGGAAAAGGACTGA
- a CDS encoding isocitrate lyase/PEP mutase family protein, producing MMPQNLKQKLAAGQAVLAPGIYDALSALIAEQAGFDALYLSGASIAYTRLGRSDVGLTTYTEVEQTLARITERVACPVIVDGDTGFGNALNVQRTVRGFERAGAAMIQLEDQGFPKRCGHLNGKSVVPVAEMRGKLRAALDARHHADTLILARTDAVAVEGLDAALERAEQYLECGVDAIFVEALRTDEQMEAACKRFGKRVPLLANMVEGGMTPVKSAAELAAKGFSIVIFPGGTARAVSHMLQRYYGSLREHGTTAPWRDAMLDFDQLNALIGTPELLALGKTYE from the coding sequence ATGATGCCGCAAAACCTGAAACAGAAACTCGCCGCCGGGCAAGCCGTACTGGCGCCTGGAATCTACGACGCGCTGTCGGCCCTCATCGCCGAACAGGCCGGCTTCGATGCGCTGTACCTGTCTGGCGCATCCATCGCCTATACGCGGCTGGGCCGCTCCGACGTGGGCCTGACCACCTATACCGAAGTGGAACAGACGCTGGCCCGCATCACCGAACGCGTGGCCTGCCCGGTCATCGTCGACGGCGATACCGGCTTCGGCAATGCGCTGAACGTACAGCGCACGGTACGCGGCTTCGAACGCGCCGGCGCCGCGATGATCCAGCTGGAAGACCAGGGCTTTCCCAAGCGTTGCGGCCACCTGAACGGCAAGAGCGTCGTCCCGGTGGCGGAGATGCGCGGCAAGCTGCGCGCCGCGCTGGACGCGCGCCACCACGCCGACACCCTGATCCTGGCGCGCACCGATGCCGTCGCCGTCGAGGGCCTGGACGCGGCGCTGGAACGCGCCGAGCAGTACCTGGAGTGCGGCGTGGACGCGATCTTCGTCGAAGCGCTCCGCACCGACGAACAGATGGAAGCCGCCTGCAAGCGCTTCGGCAAGCGCGTGCCGCTGCTGGCCAATATGGTGGAAGGCGGTATGACGCCGGTGAAAAGCGCGGCCGAGCTGGCCGCCAAGGGCTTTTCCATCGTCATCTTCCCGGGCGGCACCGCGCGCGCCGTATCGCACATGCTGCAACGCTACTACGGCAGCCTGCGCGAACACGGCACCACCGCGCCGTGGCGCGACGCCATGCTGGACTTCGATCAGCTCAACGCGCTGATCGGCACGCCCGAATTGCTGGCGCTGGGCAAGACGTACGAGTAG
- a CDS encoding LeuD/DmdB family oxidoreductase small subunit, which translates to MTTHRAWRLGADVDTDQLAPGAYMKFGIDEIARHCLERVRPDFAAAVRPGDVIVAGPNFGIGSSREQAASALVALGLRAVIAPSFSGLYFRNAYNVGLLLLTCPEAEAIQEGEAIAIDLDACRVVRADGTALPCEPIPDFLRDMVQAGGLLNLLKRRLADGTLKPNPMRA; encoded by the coding sequence ATGACCACGCACCGAGCCTGGCGCCTGGGCGCCGACGTCGACACCGACCAGCTCGCGCCCGGCGCCTACATGAAATTCGGCATCGACGAAATCGCCCGCCACTGCCTGGAGCGGGTACGCCCCGACTTCGCGGCCGCAGTCCGGCCGGGCGACGTCATCGTCGCCGGCCCCAACTTCGGCATCGGTTCTTCGCGCGAGCAGGCCGCGTCCGCGCTGGTCGCGCTCGGCCTGCGCGCCGTCATCGCGCCCAGCTTCAGCGGCCTGTATTTCCGCAACGCCTACAACGTGGGCCTGCTGTTGCTGACCTGCCCCGAGGCCGAAGCCATCCAGGAAGGCGAAGCGATCGCCATCGACCTGGATGCCTGCCGCGTCGTGCGCGCCGACGGCACCGCGCTGCCCTGCGAACCCATCCCGGATTTCCTGCGGGACATGGTTCAGGCCGGCGGCCTGCTGAACCTGTTGAAACGCCGCCTGGCCGACGGCACGCTGAAACCCAATCCCATGAGAGCATGA
- a CDS encoding 3-isopropylmalate dehydratase large subunit — protein sequence MPSQTLAQKLLAAASGRAAVAVGDIVTCRVDLAMFHDSSGPRRLKPMLESLGTGIWDRDKVVLVMDHYVPEADDESRKIVRIARDWAVEQALPHVYDSVGICHVVVPEHGHIRPGMLCVGGDSHSPTGGAFGAYMFGVGSTEMLGVVASGEIWIQVPQTLMMQWDGALAPGVTAKDMMLHMIGRFGMNGGRYQAVEFCGEAVRALSMQERMTLSNMSAEIGSQVGLVAPDDTTAAYLAQAGVGEPIDVARWQSDADAQAERYRFDASTLAPHVAAPHSPANSRPIADYEATPMQVAYIGACTGAKLEDLRAAASVLRGRRIAPGMSLMVAPASLRDQRQADSEGVMAALVDAGATLLPNSCGACSGYGGSIPEGANVIASTARNFQGRMGARTAQVYLASPYTVAAAAVAGHLIDPREMLQ from the coding sequence ATGCCTTCCCAGACATTGGCCCAGAAACTGCTGGCTGCCGCCAGCGGCCGCGCCGCCGTCGCCGTGGGTGACATCGTGACCTGCCGCGTCGACCTGGCGATGTTCCACGATTCCAGCGGTCCGCGCCGCCTCAAGCCCATGCTGGAATCGCTCGGCACCGGCATCTGGGACCGCGACAAGGTCGTGCTGGTCATGGATCACTACGTGCCGGAGGCGGACGACGAATCGCGCAAGATCGTCCGCATCGCCCGCGACTGGGCGGTGGAGCAGGCGCTGCCGCACGTGTACGACTCCGTCGGCATCTGCCACGTGGTCGTGCCCGAACATGGGCACATCCGGCCGGGCATGCTGTGCGTGGGCGGGGACTCGCACTCGCCCACGGGCGGCGCGTTCGGCGCCTACATGTTCGGCGTGGGTAGTACGGAAATGCTGGGCGTGGTGGCCAGCGGCGAGATCTGGATCCAGGTGCCGCAAACGCTGATGATGCAATGGGACGGCGCGCTGGCGCCGGGCGTCACCGCCAAGGACATGATGCTGCACATGATCGGCCGCTTCGGCATGAACGGCGGCCGCTACCAGGCGGTGGAATTTTGCGGCGAGGCCGTGCGGGCGCTGTCGATGCAGGAGCGCATGACGCTGTCCAACATGTCGGCGGAGATCGGCTCGCAGGTCGGGCTGGTGGCCCCGGACGACACGACGGCCGCCTATCTGGCGCAGGCGGGGGTCGGCGAACCCATCGACGTCGCACGCTGGCAGTCCGACGCCGACGCGCAGGCCGAACGCTACCGCTTCGACGCCAGCACGCTGGCGCCGCACGTCGCCGCGCCGCACAGCCCCGCCAACTCGCGCCCGATCGCCGACTATGAAGCCACGCCCATGCAGGTCGCCTACATCGGTGCCTGTACGGGCGCGAAGCTGGAAGACCTGCGCGCCGCCGCCAGCGTGCTGCGCGGCCGGCGCATCGCGCCGGGCATGTCGCTGATGGTCGCCCCGGCCAGCCTGCGCGACCAGCGCCAGGCCGACAGCGAAGGCGTAATGGCGGCGCTGGTGGACGCGGGGGCGACCTTGCTGCCCAATTCGTGCGGCGCCTGCTCCGGCTACGGCGGGTCGATTCCCGAAGGCGCCAACGTCATCGCCAGCACGGCGCGCAATTTCCAGGGCCGCATGGGCGCGCGCACCGCGCAGGTGTACCTGGCCTCGCCCTACACCGTCGCCGCGGCCGCCGTGGCCGGCCACCTCATCGACCCCAGGGAGATGCTGCAATGA
- a CDS encoding GntR family transcriptional regulator codes for MNSPLPLYHKVYLLLRQRLLDGVYQADQPLPGENALAQEYGVSRLTVRRALDALASDGLIARRQGRGTFAQAPSQLSAPQRGGTVDALMAHLARMGMSTQVKLLDLSTEAAPPAVAARLEVPPGAMVHRSVRVRSHQGEPFSYLRTYVPDAIGRRISRKALGSKPLLQIFGELGIRVSGAEQAISAVLADPAEAEALGVPVASALLNIRRLVRDAAGRPVEYLDARYRPDRFEYRLDMAAHETAGTPVWLPAGPGPAGPSA; via the coding sequence ATGAACAGCCCGCTGCCGCTCTATCACAAGGTCTACCTGCTGCTGCGCCAGCGCCTGCTGGACGGCGTGTACCAGGCGGACCAGCCGCTGCCCGGCGAGAACGCGCTGGCCCAGGAATACGGCGTGTCGCGCCTGACGGTGCGGCGCGCGCTGGACGCGCTCGCCAGCGACGGCCTGATCGCGCGGCGCCAGGGGCGCGGCACGTTCGCCCAGGCGCCGTCCCAGCTATCGGCGCCGCAGCGGGGCGGCACCGTGGACGCGTTGATGGCGCATCTGGCCCGGATGGGCATGAGCACCCAGGTCAAGCTGCTGGATCTGTCGACCGAGGCCGCGCCGCCGGCCGTCGCCGCGCGCCTGGAAGTACCACCCGGCGCCATGGTCCATCGTTCCGTACGCGTACGCAGCCACCAGGGCGAGCCTTTCTCCTATCTGCGCACCTACGTGCCGGATGCCATCGGCCGCCGCATCTCGCGCAAGGCGCTGGGCAGCAAGCCGCTGCTGCAGATCTTCGGCGAACTGGGCATCCGCGTCTCGGGCGCGGAGCAGGCCATCAGCGCGGTACTGGCCGATCCGGCCGAAGCGGAAGCCCTGGGCGTGCCGGTGGCCTCCGCGCTGCTGAACATCCGACGCCTGGTGCGCGACGCCGCCGGCAGGCCGGTGGAATACCTGGACGCCCGCTACCGTCCCGATCGTTTCGAATATCGCCTGGACATGGCCGCCCACGAAACCGCCGGCACGCCGGTGTGGCTGCCCGCCGGGCCGGGCCCCGCCGGGCCTAGTGCGTAA
- a CDS encoding tripartite tricarboxylate transporter substrate binding protein, translated as MRASRRAFAISIAALAAASATIPAHAQQTPPIKLVVGAPPGGTTDTVARSIGTTMGKELGRTVIVENRPGAGGNIAADYVAKSAADGNTLLVSFNSFSINASLYKNLPFDPRKDFTPISMLASVPSVLVARKDFPASNMAELITLAKAHPGKYTMALGGIGSSLHMAGERMKMMAGLDIINVPYKGTTPAVTDLLGGQVDMMFGSTLNVIPHVKSGSLKALGVSSAKPLESLPGVPPIGDTIKGFESNAWFALFGPAKLPADTLAKLNDAARKAVAAPDFRRLLERESATAVSSTPEELVKFVNEDIDRYAEVVKFTGATVE; from the coding sequence ATGCGAGCCTCTCGCCGCGCCTTCGCCATTTCCATCGCGGCCCTGGCCGCCGCCAGCGCCACCATCCCCGCCCACGCCCAGCAGACGCCGCCCATCAAGCTGGTGGTCGGCGCGCCACCGGGGGGCACCACCGACACCGTCGCGCGCAGCATAGGCACCACCATGGGCAAGGAACTGGGGCGCACCGTGATCGTCGAAAACCGCCCTGGCGCCGGCGGCAATATCGCCGCGGACTACGTCGCCAAGAGCGCGGCCGACGGCAATACCCTGCTGGTGAGCTTCAACAGCTTCTCCATCAACGCCAGCCTGTACAAGAACCTGCCCTTCGACCCGCGCAAGGACTTCACGCCCATCAGCATGCTGGCCAGCGTTCCCAGCGTACTGGTAGCGCGCAAGGACTTTCCCGCCAGCAACATGGCGGAACTGATAACGCTGGCCAAGGCGCATCCCGGCAAGTACACGATGGCCCTGGGCGGCATAGGCTCGTCGCTGCACATGGCGGGCGAACGCATGAAGATGATGGCGGGCCTGGACATCATCAACGTTCCCTACAAGGGTACGACGCCGGCCGTGACCGACCTGCTGGGCGGCCAGGTGGACATGATGTTCGGCAGTACCCTGAACGTCATCCCGCACGTCAAGAGCGGATCGCTGAAGGCGCTCGGCGTCAGCAGCGCCAAGCCGCTGGAATCGCTGCCCGGCGTGCCCCCCATCGGCGACACCATCAAGGGCTTCGAGTCCAACGCGTGGTTCGCACTGTTCGGACCGGCCAAACTGCCCGCCGACACTCTGGCCAAGCTGAACGACGCCGCGCGCAAGGCCGTCGCGGCGCCGGATTTCCGCCGACTGTTGGAACGGGAATCGGCCACGGCCGTCAGCAGCACGCCAGAAGAACTCGTTAAATTCGTCAACGAGGACATCGACCGCTATGCGGAAGTGGTGAAGTTCACGGGCGCCACGGTGGAATAA
- a CDS encoding GlxA family transcriptional regulator, with amino-acid sequence MTTRIALVVFPGFQILDLSALTVFELANLHLTDRGKDAHYVMDVVSQDGGLVPSSSGVGIQTRPIGRRHFDTLMIGGAVEIPASTPALIASLRRVARRTRRVASICTGAFLLAEAGLLDGRRATTHWALAHELQRRYPAIRMDEDKIFVSDGVLWTSAGMTACIDLALALLSDDLGPDAARAVARKMVIHYRRSGGQSQFSTLAELEPDSDRIRAALDYARENLREPLSVEQLADQVHWSPRHFSRAFQAQTGLSPAKAVEKLRLEAARALIEEGESSIARVATLTGFGDEERMRRAFLRTLGRPPRDLQREARRRASTAPLAGLAATA; translated from the coding sequence ATGACCACGCGCATCGCCCTGGTGGTATTTCCCGGCTTCCAGATCCTGGATCTGTCCGCCCTGACCGTCTTCGAACTGGCCAATCTGCACCTGACCGACCGCGGCAAGGACGCGCATTACGTCATGGACGTGGTGTCCCAGGACGGCGGCCTGGTGCCTTCATCGTCCGGCGTCGGTATCCAGACCCGGCCCATCGGCCGCAGGCACTTCGACACGCTGATGATAGGCGGCGCCGTGGAAATTCCCGCCAGCACGCCGGCGCTGATCGCCAGCCTGCGCCGCGTCGCGCGCCGTACGCGGCGGGTCGCGAGCATCTGCACGGGCGCCTTCCTGCTGGCGGAAGCCGGCCTGCTCGACGGCCGCCGCGCCACCACGCACTGGGCCCTGGCCCACGAGCTGCAACGCCGCTATCCCGCGATTCGCATGGACGAAGACAAGATCTTCGTCAGCGACGGCGTGCTGTGGACATCGGCCGGCATGACGGCGTGCATCGACCTGGCCCTGGCGCTGCTGTCGGACGACCTGGGCCCGGACGCGGCACGCGCGGTGGCGCGCAAGATGGTCATCCATTACCGCCGCAGCGGCGGGCAGTCGCAATTCTCCACGCTGGCCGAGCTGGAGCCGGATTCGGACCGCATACGCGCCGCGCTCGACTATGCGCGGGAGAACCTGCGCGAGCCGCTCAGCGTTGAACAGCTGGCGGACCAGGTCCACTGGAGCCCGCGGCATTTCAGCCGGGCGTTCCAGGCGCAGACAGGACTGTCGCCCGCCAAGGCCGTGGAAAAGCTGCGGCTGGAAGCGGCGCGGGCATTGATCGAGGAAGGCGAAAGCTCGATCGCGCGCGTGGCGACCCTGACGGGTTTCGGCGACGAGGAACGCATGCGGCGCGCCTTCCTGCGCACCCTGGGCCGGCCACCGCGCGACCTGCAGCGGGAAGCGCGCCGCCGCGCGTCCACGGCACCGCTCGCCGGCCTGGCCGCCACGGCCTGA